GCAAAAAGCTCCGCAAAGAAATGCGGGAATCGAGCTCGGAAGCGAAACGGAAAAAGATCGCGAAGCGCCTTAAAGTGGTCGAGGCTTTCCGGGAATCGAGCAATCATCCGGATTGGATGATTCTCGACGTCGTCCCGGTGTTGCCGCCCGATCTTCGGCCGTTGGTGCCGTTGGACGGAGGGCGATTCGCGACATCCGACTTAAACGATCTCTATCGGCGAGTGATCAACCGGAACAACCGTCTTAAGCGGTTGCTGGAGCTCAATGCTCCGGAAATCATCATCCGGAATGAAAAGCGGATGCTTCAAGAGGCGGTGGATGCTCTCTTCGATAACGGCAGGCGTGGAAAGACCATTACCGGTCCGAACAAGCGGCCGCTCAAATCGCTTTCCGACCTCATTAAAGGAAAGCAGGGGCGTTTCCGACAAAACCTTTTGGGAAAACGGGTCGACTATTCAGGCCGGTCCGTCATCGTGGTGGGGCCCGAATTGCGTCTGCATCAGTGCGGCCTCCCGAAATTGATGGCGCTTGAACTGTATAAACCCTTTATTTACAACAAGTTGGAAGAGAAGGGTTTGGTGACGACGATCAAGGCCGCCAAGCGCATGGTGGAGACGGAACAGACGGAAGTCTGGGACGTCTTGGAAGAAGCGGTCAAAGAGCATCCGGTTCTCTTGAACCGAGCGCCGACGTTGCATCGCCTCGGTGTGCAAGCGTTTGAACCGGTGTTGATCGAAGGAAAAGCGATTCAGCTTCACCCGCTCGTATGCATGGCGTTCAACGCCGACTTCGACGGCGACCAGATGGCCGTTCACGTTCCTTTATCGGTGGAAGCGCAGGTCGAAGCGCGCGTCTTGATGATGTCCACGAACAATATTCTTTCTCCGGCGCACGGAAAGCCGGTCATCGTGCCGACGCAAGACATCGTGTTGGGCCTTTACTACCTGACGCGGGACCGGGATTTTGCGACGGGAGAAGGAAAGATTTTTGGAAGTCCCGAGGAGGTTCGCGTGGCGTACGACGCCGGGGAGGTCGAGCTTCACGCCAAGATCAAAGTTCGGATCGAAAGCAAACGGATCGATTCCACGGTCGGGCGAATTCTTCTTCGGGAGATCGTTCCCGCGGGAATCCCGTTTGCGGTCTACAATCGCGTGATGGACAAGAAACAACTCGGAAATTTGATCGATCGGTGTTTCCGGACGTGCGGACAAAAGGAAACGGTCATCTTGGCGGATCGTCTGATGAGACTCGGGTTCGAGAACGCCACAAAAGCCGGAATCTCGATCTGCATGGACGACATGAAAATTCCGACGAAAAAGACGGCGCTTCTCGATGAGACGGAGAAGGAAGTCCACGCGATCCAGAAACAGTACACCGAAGGACTGATCACCGACGGAGAACGCTACAACAAAGTCATCGATATTTGGGCGCAGGTTTCGGAAGAAATCGCGGGCGAAATGTTGCGGGAGCTGGGAACCGAAGTCGTGCAGAACGAGAAGGGGGAAAAACGCCAGGCGCCGAGCTTCAACCCGATTCACATGATGGCCGACTCTGGAGCCCGCGGAAGCGCTCAGCAGATGCGGCAGCTCGCCGGAATGAGAGGTCTGATGGCGAAGCCGTCGGGTGAGATCATTGAAACGCCGATCACGGCGAATTTCAAGGAAGGCCTCACCGTGTTGCAGTACTTCATTTCCACGCACGGCGCCCGGAAAGGTTTGGCCGATACGGCTTTAAAGACGGCCAATTCCGGTTACTTGACCCGCCGTTTGGTCGACGTCGCGCAGGACTGCATCATTACGGATTACGATTGTGGCGCGCTGGACGGTATTTTTGTGACGCCGCTGGTCGAGTCCGGCGAGGTGATCGAACGGTTGGGCGACCGTATCTTGGGCCGGGTGGCTCTCGAGGATGTTCTCGATCCGTTCACGGGCGAAGTCATTGTTCCGGCCAATCAGGAAATCAATGAATCGTACGTGGAAAGGATCGAAGCTTCCGGTTTGGAAAGGGTGAAAATCCGGTCCGTTCTCACGTGCCAGGTTCGTCGGGGAGTCTGTGTCCTCTGCTATGGACGCGATCTTGCGCGCGGTCGACCGGTCAACGTGGGGGAAGCGGTGGGCGTCATCGCCGCGCAATCGATCGGCGAGCCGGGAACTCAGCTGACGATGCGTACGTTCCACGTCGGCGGCACGGCCACGCGGCGAGCCGAACAATCGACTCTCGAATCGCGAAACGACGGCGCGGTGAAGTTCATCAACATTCACACCGTTCGAAACCGGGAAGGAAAGCTCACCGTCATGAACCGGAACGGCGAAATCGCGATCATCGACGACACCGGCCGTGAACGTGAGAGATATCCGATCATTTACGGCGCCCAACTAATCAATGAAGACGGCTCCAAAATAAAAGGAGGAAAGCTTCTCGCCGAATGGGATCCGTACACAATTCCGATTCTCACGGAAGTCGCCGGAGTCATCCGGTTCAACGACATCGTGGAAGGCATGACGATGCAGGAACAGGTGGACACCGTTACCGGTCTTTCGCGTCGCGTAATCGTGGAATCGCGCGATCCGGACGCCCGGCCGCG
The nucleotide sequence above comes from Bdellovibrionota bacterium. Encoded proteins:
- the rpoC gene encoding DNA-directed RNA polymerase subunit beta' encodes the protein MEDIFSFFEKPKDPLSFEAVHVKLASPEKIIEWSYGEVKKPETINYRTFKPERDGLFCAKIFGPVKDYECNCGKYKRMKHRGVVCEKCGVEVIQSKVRRDRMGHIGLATPVAHIWFLKSLPSRIGALLDVTLKELERVIYFESHIVTDPKKTKLEKGDVLSEDEFQEAIEKYGEESFEAGMGASAIKRFLKEMNLDELGKKLRKEMRESSSEAKRKKIAKRLKVVEAFRESSNHPDWMILDVVPVLPPDLRPLVPLDGGRFATSDLNDLYRRVINRNNRLKRLLELNAPEIIIRNEKRMLQEAVDALFDNGRRGKTITGPNKRPLKSLSDLIKGKQGRFRQNLLGKRVDYSGRSVIVVGPELRLHQCGLPKLMALELYKPFIYNKLEEKGLVTTIKAAKRMVETEQTEVWDVLEEAVKEHPVLLNRAPTLHRLGVQAFEPVLIEGKAIQLHPLVCMAFNADFDGDQMAVHVPLSVEAQVEARVLMMSTNNILSPAHGKPVIVPTQDIVLGLYYLTRDRDFATGEGKIFGSPEEVRVAYDAGEVELHAKIKVRIESKRIDSTVGRILLREIVPAGIPFAVYNRVMDKKQLGNLIDRCFRTCGQKETVILADRLMRLGFENATKAGISICMDDMKIPTKKTALLDETEKEVHAIQKQYTEGLITDGERYNKVIDIWAQVSEEIAGEMLRELGTEVVQNEKGEKRQAPSFNPIHMMADSGARGSAQQMRQLAGMRGLMAKPSGEIIETPITANFKEGLTVLQYFISTHGARKGLADTALKTANSGYLTRRLVDVAQDCIITDYDCGALDGIFVTPLVESGEVIERLGDRILGRVALEDVLDPFTGEVIVPANQEINESYVERIEASGLERVKIRSVLTCQVRRGVCVLCYGRDLARGRPVNVGEAVGVIAAQSIGEPGTQLTMRTFHVGGTATRRAEQSTLESRNDGAVKFINIHTVRNREGKLTVMNRNGEIAIIDDTGRERERYPIIYGAQLINEDGSKIKGGKLLAEWDPYTIPILTEVAGVIRFNDIVEGMTMQEQVDTVTGLSRRVIVESRDPDARPRVSLVDADGKPAKFVHSGADVHYMLPVGANLMVSDGEEVTSGDVIAKIPRETTKTKDITGGLPRVAELFEARKPKEIAVIAEVDG